The Longimicrobiaceae bacterium genome window below encodes:
- a CDS encoding SMI1/KNR4 family protein, which yields MQTLANGTKLVGHVPHVAPEAWLHVVFPALSEPELVSLKTSLGGPLPEDYRNFLRQMNGIRLFSGALTIDGLRKSYERTGEAVWQPFDVVDLNTLERPQGAKPTDFFIGGYDWDGSVLCVDTGSGETWRRDRDGFPSLNRWPSLFHMLADETERLAGHFDAEGKEINPSIPTTPPSDA from the coding sequence GTGCAAACACTCGCGAACGGGACAAAGCTCGTTGGGCACGTACCCCACGTTGCTCCCGAGGCATGGTTGCACGTTGTCTTTCCAGCGCTTTCCGAGCCGGAGCTCGTGTCGCTTAAGACGAGCCTGGGAGGACCACTGCCGGAGGACTATCGGAACTTCCTCCGGCAGATGAACGGAATAAGGCTTTTCTCCGGAGCGCTCACCATTGACGGTTTGCGGAAGAGTTACGAACGAACCGGAGAGGCCGTATGGCAGCCGTTCGACGTAGTCGACCTGAATACGTTGGAGCGCCCGCAGGGCGCCAAACCAACTGACTTCTTCATTGGTGGGTACGATTGGGACGGATCAGTATTGTGCGTTGATACTGGTAGCGGTGAGACCTGGCGGCGTGATCGAGACGGGTTCCCTTCTCTGAACCGTTGGCCGAGCCTTTTTCATATGCTCGCCGATGAGACCGAGAGATTGGCCGGGCACTTCGATGCAGAAGGCAAGGAGATCAACCCATCGATACCTACCACGCCACCGTCGGATGCTTGA